The sequence ATGCACGACAAAGGAACACGTGGGTAGGTGCTCAGAATACAACAAATGCTTTACCTTTCATGATTCCTGCCTCAAGAATCCTCTATGAGCAGCTCGTCCAGTTTCCTGAAGCTCAagcgtgatgatgatgatgatgatgatgcaggtgATGCTTCAGTCTTCACCTGTCTTtccccccccgcacacacacaaagcaagtGTCCAGACACAACGAAGGGAATCGGCAAACTACCCCTGAGGTGACAGCAGAATCATTTGTGCAACATTTTCCACTTGTCCCCAAGAAGTCCAAAAGTTCCCAAAAAAGGACTTCCACAGAGAGGAACACTTGAATTAAGGATTCGCTCACGTGCACAGAAGGATGCACGGATTTCTAACAAGTGCATCAGAGCTGAAGGTCACCGGAAAAAAAGATCCTCTAAGTTTCAaacatgtgtgtttgcctgCAGCTCTCTGGCATCATCCCTCTCCCATCCAGAGCCTGAGAAAAACTAAACTTCTTCAGACTGAAACCATGTGCAACTttagagaaggagggagagggagggaggaagagaaggaggaagactAGCAGGGAAACAggggcaagagagagagagagagatgggaggcGAACAAAGAAACTGGAAAATGAGGGAGGGACTGGAAAGGGgacaggatgaaaaaaaaaactgagagaaaggagagcgagaagggaaggagggagggaaggtcGCTGTGTTCTGTTGAGAGTCAGTCCTGCCTTGTGGCCGAGGCTAATTGTTAACAAATGTCTGAACATTGAGGAGCGAGCACCTTGAAAATCTGAGGCCTTGCTCTGCGAGACGGGAAAATGCAGATAATCCCTCCGTGGCACCAGTTTGCCCTCGCTCACCTCGACTAGCaggtgtaacacacacactaacacacacactctctctcactctctctctctctggatcccAGTGTTTTCACTTCATTTATTTCCACTCCTGTTCTCACCATGATGTTTTCAATATAGTTAAATACCACAGAATAACATGCTGGATGAATATCATTGTTTCTGGTGGGTTGTATTCATACTTGTgcataaaatgtgaaaacattcacagatgaattaaattaaatatattggaTTATCACAATGAGAGAACAAgctgtaattttgtttttactctttttccATCGGTCGCATTTTAACAGTTACATTTCCAACTGCTTTTATTTGGCTCCTATTGTTTGTCTTCAATTCTTCAGTCTCTCTTAAAGTAAATAGTAAATGTGCTTTATAGATAAAGTGTATCATTATTATGAATGGAAAGGAAATACTTTACTATTATTGGATTGCACAAACTCGAGGAAACAAACCagaagcagagacacagacagagataaaTAGAGATAAGTGAACTCAGGTGTGACCCATGAGAAAAGGTACCGACAATCACAGGAGCAGGGAAAtcacacaaagacaggaagcgatgaagacagacacacacaaggaaagaaGTTTCAGAGTAAAACAGGACATAATGAACACAAAGATGACGTCCAGAACCTAAAACATCCACACAAAACAGATCCAATAAGTGAAACCCCCATATTCCTGAAAAAGACCAAATACACAAAGTCTCGGGAAATTTCAGAAGTGGTACAGAGTCAGGACAGAGggtgaccaccagggggccctaCAGCATCTATCAATCAGTTTAATAGTTCGGGTTCTTCCAAAAAGATGGACAGGTGATTGGGTGAAGGTCAAAGCCCTGTAGTGTAATAGAGGAAGCTATTGAAACCGGTCGAGTTGACGTAATGATCGACCGATTACGAGAAGATGCTCAGAAAAACACGTTCCAGAAGCAAACAGTCGTAAAACCCTCAAGGACATTCTTCACTGTGATTACTACTTTCCTCTTATCGGCAGATTGTTCTGTGATTGCATTGCATCCCCACCGACATCTTGTTGTTTACGTCCTGgaatgtttttgttctttttccttctcctgaacAGGAAATTCCTCACAGCCCTGATCACTTTGGGAAAAGTAAGAATTCCGGTAAATTAAAGACTAATGGTGCTTGGCTGGAGTTTGACCACGACTCCTCCAGCCTTTGGTTTCTTAATCGATTCTGTTCGTGCACATTCTGACTCACCCGCAGAAACACGATTTACCAATTTCCCCTAAATTGATAGCAGAATCCGGGGAATGTTTGAAGATCATCTGTCAGCCACAGGTCGTTCAGCGCCGCCGATGGGTCCAATTAAAGCTGCTGATTATCATGTTTTGTTCTAGAAGCCAGAGGAGGCcgagtccctctctctctctctctctctctttctatgtgTTTGTGCCGAAATGTATAAATCAATACCATCGGTTGAGGATTGGCTGCAGAGCTGCATGGTTTCAATTGAGATGTTGAACGAGTTAACACTAAAGCAGCTTGACACAAGATGTGCTCACGCATGTTTGAGATGTAAACATCGACTGCaagtaaagatggaggacacgtCTTCCCTTCTTctcacagaaaatgaaaatgaagacaACCTTACTAGGAAAATTCCATTTAAACAAGTTTTTAATCGGCACGTCCCagccactaacatggaggaggcacgttttatgacctatactgcagccagccacaagggggcgggGTTTAACTCTGCCAATGGGTTAGAAttgattgaaaaatgtatttaacatcaCTGTCACATATGATAACACAATAATATACATGATGATCTTATCAGAAAATGATTGTGTTGCAATTATAAAAGATTatgaaatatgatatttaaCCAAATCTATATAACTTCTCTGTCTATGACCTTCATAACAGCTTTAACATTGCATGGTGTAAGTAGACTGTGTTCAGAATGTGGTGAAGAGCGGAGGTGCTGCCTCCTAGTGTCACGTTTGGCTTTTACAGTGATGGCCAACAATTCCTCAACAATATCCTGCAACAGGTTCAATAGACAGGAAAACTAAACACACATCTGTTCTGCAGGATCGTTGTGTTACAGACTCTCATCTTTATTCATGcacacacttcacatctgtCCAAACAAAACCAGGGACTGTTTATAGTCACGAagagttttaaatgatttaaaacaatgatgttaaattatgtttttttttacagtcgaTATATTATCGATATATTCATGTACCTGCTCAACGCGTAAGTTTATTATGTTTATATTGCTTTCTTGTTTTTCCCCCAGTGTCAGGTCAGTGTCGggtaggaatgtgtgtgtgtgtgtgtgtgtgcgtgtgtgtttgtgtgtgtgtgtgttgaccccACCCTCTGCTGTTTTCCCAGTAGCCTCCTCACTCACGCTGATGGGAAAGTGTCGCTTGCTGGTACAAGCTTCTCTTTTTCCATCAAAACAATGAGAAGCTCAGTGACCTGATTCAATTACATGGAGCAGACCTGCAGATGAATGAGTCTCAGTCGAGCCTCGTCAACAAGGAACTGTCTCCATTCGGCTTTAAGTTCATTAGACATTGGATTATGACTCTGTTAACAGCATTGACCAGGCTACATATAATAATGTATAGGAATAGTGTGGTTATACAGTAGATATTgtaaattaaaaactaaataactgCATGGTTAATGCATGTGGATGATTTGAAACTCTTATTTTCAATTTtggttatttttgtattttgtgtgtcttcCTGGATGTTTTGCATCTGTAGTCCTTTTGCATTTCCTTGTGGTGATTTTAAGACAGTTTGTGGTTattgtgtgttgctttgtgtgtttttttgcatgtttAATTGTCtggattttgtattttatattgtatttgttgCCTCTatgtttttcctcctctatGAATAAAATCTCTGATGAATGTAACTTGAAAGTGAAGTTAGATGTTGAGTCACGATGAGGATGAATACACGTTTGTGTGTCTCGGTGCTGCTGCCAACACTTTACATCACTTCTGGAAAAGGCTCAGCAGCGTCGAGTCAGACACAGtgaaacaggaaaacacactctgatttcaaaataatagctcaaagtttgaataaaaacactgcaaggtcattttttaaaagctttttcacTGAAAAGACTTTCTAGGGTTTTCAAACATCAACAAAAGGTACTGATATCCTGTACTCAAGTATAAGTACTAATACCAGCATTAGAAAtactacattacattatattttacacatttctaACACCTATTTTTACTTTAGTGCATCTTTACATGGCCCTGTATTATAATACGATATAATGTTATTAATTATCAGGTTTCATCTACATTTTATTGCCTGTTTTATTCTATCTTGAACTTTTCTcttgtctgctgctgtaacaagtgaattacATCAACATGGGATCAATACATTTCCTCTTATcttatgtttaatttaattttgcaATCATTCATTCTTGATATTCTTGATTCATGCAATTGGGTTAATAAACAACCTGTAGATCAACTGACTGCtgcaaacacattaaaacacccatccatccatcgtgtggtttttattttgaagggtagCACCGGACACAGGCTCTCCTCTCCCAGCAGCTTGCAGCAGCGGAGGCAGACAGCATGCCTGCCCAGTGAATCACATGTCTGCACCAGTCCCCGTTATCCACTGGTATAAAtaggagcagcagagaggctgAGGCACCTTCAGACATTCTGGAGTCTCAGGATCACAACAGAGGTGAGTCACACAAGTTTCTGTTTATCTTCTCCGTCTGCAGCTCGGTGATGCTCAGAGGAAAAGTGCCTCTCCAGATGCATTGTGCTTTTATGCTTTATAATTCTTACTAAATGTGAATGATGATTAGAATGATGCATGTTTTCCAGATTCATCTCAACATGTCTAATTCTGATTTATCCCCATAATGTGCCTTTAATGTTGTTTGTTAAATGTCGGTGCAGAAATGCTGACCTCACGGCTGcgcttgttgttgtttatgttgccCACTCATGGGTGTGACCTCCATCTTTGGATAAAAACAACAGGATTAGTGCTGATGACATCATGACATTGTGGGTTGGTTCACTTTCATACGCAGGAGCATTTAAACTCTGACGCCGCTGCACAATTTGCTGCAAAATAAGATTATAAACATGTTATTTGATGATTTATGGACGGGAGAAAGGTGCAGGAAGGATTTCTATTAATAACTCACATTCAATTGTCATCCTCAAgtataaatactgtaaaatgaCTTTTTGATATATATTAGTAATGCGTAGGCTACGTTTTAGTGACTAAGCAGATTTGCTCTTTTGACCCTGAGCTGAATTTAGCACAGGTCCATAGGCCAGGTGAATCCTCGGGGGTCAAACATCCCATAACACTTTAAAATGAGGCTGAAACGAGGCCACAGGCTCCAGTGTCCCAGTTCTTACACAAGGAGCCTGGATGATCCAGATTAGCTCACTGCTCCGTCCTCTTCGCTTCCTGGCGCAGAATAAATACCTCAGTACGTATTTTTAAAACAAGCATCTCGAGGGGAAATCACACTTTTTCTGTAACTGGTGTTTCAGACACAGACGTTTGAACAGACGTCAGTGACAGAGACGGATTGAAACATATCACGATAAAAATCTAGGGgaacaatgaataaaaacagaataagAATTTAGACAGTCAATTTGACAGTATGTTATATGCACATTAAAGAGTAATAATAAAATGCATTGTATATAGTTGTAATGTTCTTGTTTGTCAACAGCCCACAACCAATGAATCGATGATCACAGATACATTTTCCAGTGACCAACTAATTAACCAATTAACTGATTAATTGTTTCAGCcctaaatacaaaaataacaatcaTAGACCGTAtattaagatggacgacatgacagcttaaaaagtgaagcagcagcgtctctatctccccctggtggctggctgcagtaggtCACaaactctccctcctccatgttagcagatgggacatggacctaattaaaaagtacatatcaaataaaatatttctcaaagatgttttttgtaattttattttgtttttatcgcactgatgtttgttcaagggcaataaaaacaaggtgaaatgagatgattgacagctgagactgtctcgtgattggtcgaacaTGTCTTGTCATggccccacccccccccccccccccgattacTACCGCTCACACTCCAAATGTAGAATCCACCTTCTTATAGTCTatgataataatacaataataatataatcttGATTTAATATGTAGTAATGTCATGTGATAGGGTTTTAGATATGACGTTGCAGTGGACATGTTCCTCTCATCTCTGTGTTTCACTTCATGAAGCTGAAGCTAAATTTCCTGGAGGGCCGTGCAGGCAGCAACATCTGGATCAGAGCTGCTGGACAGTTTGCATTCTTTCACTTGTGTAACCAGgatccagcagctgctgttcagcaggaaaacacagcTCCACCTCTGCTGCTGCGTCAATGACTTCACCTTCTCTCCGCTTCATTCTCACTTCTTttacctcttcctccttctctgttaaactctctcactttgtttttctcGGTCTGTGACGTTGAAAActtctttcattttgtttttcctcattaaaaaaaaagatctccGTGTTTACTAAGCTTTCCACCCACCGGCTCGCTGTAATTGGGCTTGAggtttattgtcacatgaaTAATGAACTCATTGTGTGAGCGGCCGTGGCTCGGTGCTAAACTCAGGAACTCATGTGCTCGTGCAGCGGGGAGAACATTGGGTTATTTTCTTTGCTCCCAGGCGGGGGTGCAGTCCTGCAGGGTTTGGAACAGTTGGTGACATTTTGAGATGAAGCTTTGCTTCCCTGAGTTTGTTACGTGATGAGAACAGAGACCAGAGACAACTTGAATTCTGCTGAACAACATAGAATCGTATCATCCGAGTAGAGATTCAAAGGTTTTGGAGACAGAGTCTagcttcagctgtcaatcatgacattccCCCATgtatttatagcatcaaatggATAATTAAAAGAAGAATTCAATAAACAATTGACATATACAAACATTATAATGATAAAAAACtacctcaaatgacagaaaccaatcTTTAAGAACATTTCCATCCTAagcattaacatggaggaggcagagtgttTGACCCAGGGAGTTAAATAACAGGCTCTTTTCCAAATTTGttaatcttgtttttgttttgtttttagaaaaaTTGCTGCCAGAAACCACATTTTATTCACTCTGCTTGTTTCCATAGTAAAAGGAGATTGTGGGCGATAAGGGAACCGTGCTCAGAAATAAGTGCAGgacatgaaaacatgtttagaggaaagaggaggattaATGTAGAGAGATTAGACTCATAGAGATCtgtactgagagagagagggccagtgtgtgtgtgtgtatacatactTATATATGCATTTATATATAGAAATGTCAGACCAGTCAAAGTCACCGGAAACACTGATCCGAGGTCAGTTTGGCGTCAGAGAAAGACGATCCCTTCGTTCTGCATGACTCTGATAGATTTAAGTATTGATTGGTTCCTGTTTTGCTGTGAAACAGGACACAGTCtctgatctgaggtcagtgCTGAGCCAGCGTCCATTTCCCACTGCGTAGGTCATTTCAGCAGAGGTCGTCCTCTACTGGTGATGGAGGGACATTACAGAGACATGAGCACAGTCAGGAGGCCCCAAACTGAAACCTGTGTGTTATTGGGTCTCCAGGTTTTTCTCATCATTGCCTGCTGGCCCCGTGAGAGTCAGAGAGGAtgttaatgatgatgatgatgatgaagaagaacaagGGGCTGAAGTCTCTGACTGTGGTGGCTCTTCTTCTGGCCACAGCCAACTGCATCCTCCCCCCGACCAGAGAGGATCTCGAGCGTAGGTTTCACAGCACCTGAGAAATACTCACATCACAAAACTCAACACTCGaatcacaaaaataaacatttgtgtcTTTTCAATCTTTATCTAGTCCTTCGCAAAAACATTGTGGATTCTGCAGTTTAACGCATTGTTTCATGAAAAACAAGCCACTGCTGGATTTTCACTTATTTTGAATGCATCAGTGAAAATGGATCTTTTTGATCAGTGAGGTCACAGAGGCCATGagcgttgtgttgtgtttccctcGCCCTGCAGAGCTCTCTCTCCAGGGGGAGAAGTACGTGGCCAAGCAGGTTGAGAACGCCGTGAACGgagtgaaggagatgaagagcgtGATGCAGAAATCCTCAGAGGACCACAAGAAGTTCCTGGATGCTCTGGAGAAAACCAAGCAGCAGAAAGACGTACGTGATAACTACTGTGATACAAACGTCAGCACGGAGTTTCTTTGGATTGTAGAATCTGCAAATGATAGATGAATGAATTTAAAGAACTTAAAGAACCcagatgttttaaatgttgttttatttagagaAATACATGGACTGCTCCACACAGAATCTTAAATCCAATCACTTTTCTTTATCGATATGTGACCCGTCCCTGTGTTGCTGCAGGAAGCTCTGCGTACAGCTCAGGAGATGGAGGCcaagctggagcaggaggaggaggtttgtaACGAGACCATGAAGACCCTGTGGGAGGAGTGCAAGCCCTGTCTGAAGAACACCTGCGTCAAATACTACTCCAGGACCTGCAGCAGTGGGTCGGGGCTGGTGGGACGTCAGGTGAGACTCACACTGGACGTCCTGTTGGTCATTCAAAAAATGTTTCCCTTTTCAAAAACAAAGCTACAAAGTGCTTTCCTCTCCTAACCAAAGAAAGTTGGTTTAAAAGAGGTTTCTgttcctgcagctggaggatGTGCTGAACAGGACGTCTCCCTTCTCCATCTGGATCAACGGGGAGAACATCAACGTCCTGGAGCAGGAGGACCGGCGCCAGAACAAGGAGTTCAAGAACCTGGAGGAGAAATACACCGTGATGGCCGACGGCGTGGACAGCATCTTCTCAGACAGCATGAAGGTGAGGTTCCTCTCACAGATGAGCTAGAGCCTCACGTGATAACAGTTCACTTACATGGAGAATACAAACAGGTTCTGTGATGGATCATTTCTGCTCTTTCCTCAGGTGGCCGCCCACGTCCACCTCAACCCTCCAGTCTTCTCTCTCCCCAGTTTCTTGAGCCCGTTCACTCGTCACAGAAGAAGTATCGGTTCTCTGTTCCCCGATCCCTTCCAGGGCTTCCAGAAACTGTTCTCCTCCATGCCGGGGATGGGCAAGAACTTCTTCGGATCAATGGACTCCATGATGGACATGGACACCGACACTGCTCCCAACGAAGGTACGACAAACCTCAAACCACAATCACAACGGGTGAAGAGGAAATCCTGGATCCGGGCGTTTGAATCTAAAACTCAcagtttattgttatttttttttcactatTTAGTAgcacaaaacattttaacattttagtgGTGTCCTATCCTGAgagtaaaaatactttaaagCGTCCAAATCACTATTTGAAACATTCACATGTCGTCATGTGCATGTTTACAATGTTTAATGCGTTTAATCGTCCATAACAGAAGTTTGTTGTGTGAGGTTTTAAAGCAACGGGAGAGAACTAACACATTTCCcatcaaatcaaaatgaaacaacaaa comes from Pleuronectes platessa chromosome 17, fPlePla1.1, whole genome shotgun sequence and encodes:
- the clu gene encoding clusterin yields the protein MLMMMMMMKKNKGLKSLTVVALLLATANCILPPTREDLEQLSLQGEKYVAKQVENAVNGVKEMKSVMQKSSEDHKKFLDALEKTKQQKDEALRTAQEMEAKLEQEEEVCNETMKTLWEECKPCLKNTCVKYYSRTCSSGSGLVGRQLEDVLNRTSPFSIWINGENINVLEQEDRRQNKEFKNLEEKYTVMADGVDSIFSDSMKVAAHVHLNPPVFSLPSFLSPFTRHRRSIGSLFPDPFQGFQKLFSSMPGMGKNFFGSMDSMMDMDTDTAPNEDGSVKEDVVITQPFGSGRMTCREIRRNSAGCIKFRDECQKCKDIQHLDCSGRKPLEGPLKEDLEEALAMAERFSQQYNSLLRRFEEQMFNTSSILDLFNQQFGWVSSLANNTDSQDGIFHVQMVIDRESEEKPDEEKKPRETDVSLQLFDSPTMNISVSGDIPWTDPKFSEVVAQEALDRYKETAVLVK